AACCAGCCCTGTGAAATTGGGAAACTATTTATCATAGAAGTTAATCTTAGGTAACTTAATCAACATACTACGGAGTAAAAACAATGGCAGCAGCAATCGAGTTGTTTTGGCAAAATCTTGATAGTTTTATGGCTTGGAATCTTTTCTTAGCAATGATTCCCTGCGTACTTAGTTTTATTTTATTTGCCAAGCGATCGCCAAGGCGATTACCTATTAATCCTCTGTGGTGGTTTGGGCTAGTAGTTTTTATATTATTTCTGCCCAATGCTCCCTATGTGATTACTGACATAATTCATTTTGTCAGGGATATGCGCTCCGATGTTTCTGACAATGGTCTTATTTTTGTGCTGATTCCTCAATATATCGCCTTTATAATGATGGGCTTCCAGTGCTATGTGATTTCTTTAATTAAGCTGGTTCAATATGTAGATTGGCTCAAACTGACTAGAAAGATAACTTTGCTGGAAGTAAGCATAAACTTTATCTGTGCGATCGGCGTGTATTGGGGAAGAGTGAATCGCTTAAATAGTTGGGATGTGTTCACCAATCCGCAAAGTGTGATCCAAGATGCCATTCGCAACCTAGGGAATCCTAATTTTTTCCTAGGTACAGTTATATTTTTCGTTATCTTTACTAGTCTTTATTACATTTTCAAATGGATTAATATTGCCATTTTCTTCTATTGGCAAAATCGCTCTAACCGAGTTCCTGTATAACTTACTAATGTTACATAGAAATAGAAATTT
This genomic stretch from Pseudanabaena galeata CCNP1313 harbors:
- a CDS encoding DUF1361 domain-containing protein; the protein is MAAAIELFWQNLDSFMAWNLFLAMIPCVLSFILFAKRSPRRLPINPLWWFGLVVFILFLPNAPYVITDIIHFVRDMRSDVSDNGLIFVLIPQYIAFIMMGFQCYVISLIKLVQYVDWLKLTRKITLLEVSINFICAIGVYWGRVNRLNSWDVFTNPQSVIQDAIRNLGNPNFFLGTVIFFVIFTSLYYIFKWINIAIFFYWQNRSNRVPV